In Amaranthus tricolor cultivar Red isolate AtriRed21 chromosome 3, ASM2621246v1, whole genome shotgun sequence, a single window of DNA contains:
- the LOC130808355 gene encoding uncharacterized protein LOC130808355: MEARMEAVEAFVQMRMQRGFPQGQPHHPNNDQEDKMLRIDMKEFDGQSSNPEDYIEWEASMERYFEYRGTTPEGQYKVAKMKLTKLAAMWLEGIQRQRAREHRERIDTWDKLKKHLNRKYVPINFKHQMYIKWSTLSQKGRIVTEYIHEWEKLVVMCDIEDAEDLKLTKFLSGLREDIRDQLMTMPTLDLQTAFNLAPIYEQNFNKRRVTGNSYNRSPKAYPPKQSRPISPKAQRKTEQNLNAPDRIPIPLNKVVCFKCHGHGHYKKDCPNIRVFTAQEWREIKEDTQPKMTLVVRNGRVEEDWPPVAEHEPDGSYRVDEFGKTVRYEHSTDEEEVEEGLEKVLPEEGYYNLIIRRSLHTTYAEEENNQRENIFQTKCKVKDQVCDMIIDGGSESNCVSLALVTDLNLKTRPHAHPYKLKWLDNNATGTVNKQCLIGFTIGSYKDQVLCDVLDMNACHVLLGRPWQYDKRSMHNGFTNTYIIKHEGKLKELVPLPPHRTVPPPVREPVHLISRKVCEKEIKNKNEVYVLVTKEVEQAAEIPQAVKPLLQQFKDVFPDELPEGLPPVRGIEHQIDLIPGAPLPNKPAYRANPTETRELQRQVEELLRRGYVRESLSPCAVPTLLVPKKDGTWRMCIDSRSVNNITIKYRFPIPRIDDMLDELAGAHWFSKVDLRSGYHQIRMKEGDEWKTAFKTKYGLYEWLVMPFGLTGAPSTFMRLMNEVLRPFLGKFIVVYLDDILIYSKGLKEHLGHLQQLFETLRKQKLYGKLEKCSFLMKEVGFLGFIIGKDGVKVDPSKVEAVKNWSVPTSVTQVRSFHGLASFYRRFIKNFSTIIAPITECTKKGVFSWTQEA; this comes from the coding sequence ATGGAAGCAAGAATGGAGGCTGTAGAGGCATTCGTACAAATGAGAATGCAAAGAGGATTTCCACAGGGACAACCCCATCACCCTAATAATGATCAGGAGGATAAAATGTTGAGGATAGACATGAAGGAATTTGATGGACAGTCCAGCAATCCTGAGGATTATATAGAATGGGAAGCAAGTATGGAAAGATACTTTGAATATAGAGGAACTACACCTGAAGGACAAtacaaagtggcaaaaatgaaaCTCACTAAACTTGCTGCTATGTGGTTGGAAGGAATACAAAGGCAGAGGGCAAGGGAACATAGGGAAAGAATTGATACTTGGGATAAATTGAAAAAGCACTTGAACAGGAAGTATGTTCCCATCAATTTCAAGCATCAAATGTACATTAAGTGGAGCACTCTTAGTCAAAAGGGCAGAATTGTGACTGAATACATACATGAATGGGAAAAGTTGGTGGTGATGTGTGATATAGAGGATGCAGAGGACTTGAAACTGACTAAGTTTTTATCTGGGTTGAGAGAAGACATTAGGGATCAACTCATGACCATGCCTACACTAGACCTACAAACAGCTTTTAACCTAGCCCCAATCTATGAGCAAAACTTCAACAAGAGAAGGGTGACAGGGAACAGCTACAACAGATCCCCTAAGGCATACCCACCCAAACAATCTAGACCTATATCACCCAAGGCACAGAGAAAAACAGAGCAAAACCTCAATGCCCCTGACAGAATACCTATACCCTTGAACAAGGTGGTTTGCTTTAAATGCCATGGACATGGACATTATAAAAAGGATTGCCCCAACATCAGAGTTTTCACTGCTCAGGAATGGAGGGAAATCAAGGAGGATACCCAACCCAAGATGACGTTAGTAGTAAGAAATGGTAGGGTGGAGGAGGATTGGCCTCCAGTGGCTGAGCATGAGCCAGATGGATCTTACAGAGTTGATGAATTTGGCAAAACAGTAAGGTATGAACATAGTACTGATGAAGAAGAGGTTGAGGAAGGATTGGAGAAGGTTTTACCTGAGGAAGGCTACTACAACCTGATTATAAGGAGAAGCCTACACACTACTTATGCTGAAGAAGAAAACAACCAGAGGGAAAATATCTTTCAAACAAAGTGTAAGGTAAAAGACCAAGTCTGTGACATGattattgatggaggaagtgaaTCAAACTGTGTTAGCTTGGCTTTAGTAACAGATCTGAACTTGAAAACTAGACCTCATGCACACCCATACAAACTGAAATGGCTGGACAACAATGCTACTGGTACAGTGAATAAGCAATGCTTAATAGGGTTTACTATTGGATCATATAAGGATCAAGTGCTGTGTGATGTGCTAGATATGAATGCTTGCCATGTACTATTGGGTAGACCATGGCAGTATGACAAGAGGAGCATGCACAATGGGTTTACAAACACCTATATCATAAAGCATGAAGGAAAGCTCAAGGAGTTAGTTCCCCTGCCTCCCCACAGAACTGTTCCCCCTCCTGTGAGGGAACCCGTACATTTGATCAGCAGGAAAGTTTGTGAAAAGGAAATCAAGAACAAGAATGAGGTATATGTCTTAGTCACTAAGGAAGTAGAGCAAGCAGCTGAAATACCTCAAGCAGTGAAACCCCTGTTACAGCAGTTCAAGGATGTGTTCCCTGATGAGTTGCCTGAAGGTTTGCCTCCTGTAAGGGGAATTGAACACCAGATTGATCTTATACCAGGAGCCCCTTTACCCAATAAACCAGCCTACAGAGCCAATCCCACAGAAACCAGAGAGCTACAGAGGCAGGTTGAGGAGTTACTACGCAGGGGATATGTAAGGGAGAGCCTCAGTCCATGTGCAGTGCCCACTCTGCTTGTACCAAAaaaagatgggacttggagaaTGTGCATAGATAGCAGGAGTGTtaacaacataaccatcaaatatAGGTTTCCCATACCTAGGATAGATGATATGTTGGATGAGCTAGCAGGTGCCCATTGGTTCAGCAAGGTTGACTTAAGGAGTGGCTACCATCAGatcagaatgaaagaaggagatGAGTGGAAAACTGCCTTCAAAACAAAGTATGGCTTGtatgaatggcttgtcatgccatttggtctaacagGAGCCCCCAGCACCTTtatgagattgatgaatgagGTGTTGAGACCCTTTTTGGGAAAATTCATAGTAGTCTATCTTGATGACATCTTGATATACAGCAAAGGATTGAAGGAACATCTTGGTCATTTGCAGCAACTGTTTGAAACTTTGAGGAAGCAAAAATTATATGGGAAATTGGAAAAATGCAGTTTCCTTATGAAGGAAGTGGGATTTTTGGGATTCATTATAGGTAAAGATGGGGTGAAGGTTGATCCATCCAAGGTAGAGGCTGTGAAGAATTGGTCTGTGCCTACTTCTGTTACCCAAGTGAGATCTTTCCATGGCCttgcttctttttataggaggttcatTAAAAACTTTAGTACCATTATAGCCCCCATAACAGAATGTACTAAAAAAGGAGTATTTAGTTGGACCCAGGAAGCATAG